In a genomic window of Salvelinus fontinalis isolate EN_2023a chromosome 7, ASM2944872v1, whole genome shotgun sequence:
- the LOC129859174 gene encoding E3 ubiquitin/ISG15 ligase TRIM25-like, with product MAAAIDSIRCSICLDLLKDPVTIPCGHSYCMGCIKDCWDQGDLKGVYSCPQCRQTFTPRPVLKKSTMLAELVENLKKTGLQAATPAHHYAGPEDVACDVCTGRKLKAVKSCLVCLASYCETHLQPHYESPTFKKHTLVKASTQLEEKICSHHDKLVEIYCRTDQQFICYLCTMDEHKGHDTVSAESERTERQSQLGEKQKETKQRIQKRQKEMQDVRQAVKSLRRSAQAAVGDSERIFTEVIHSIERRRSEVKELIRAQEKAEVSQAKGLLKQLDQEMAELRRREAELEQLSHTEDNIQFLQSFQSLCVPPRSEHLLSITVNQHVFFEDVRKSVAELKSQLGKICSGEIAKISVKVTKVHIVPPSEPRCLPSFGTTQSTLSVGGLASHGNDTTCQKTRPEPKTREEFLEYSCQLTLDPNTAFNCLYLSEGNRKVTRRYKDQLYPAHSDRFTTYPQVLCGEGLSGACYWEVEWSGEWVDIAVSYKGISRRGPDEGLFRSSKQAWCLECDASGCSFYHNDKLVIVIPVSCSTRVGVYLDHSAGTLSFYSISDTMTLLCRVQTTFTQPLYPGFTVSRTVNILKPNKIIIAN from the exons ATGGCAGCAGCCATTGATTCAATCAGGTGTTCAATATGTCTGGATCTACTGAAGGATCCGGTGACTATTCCCTGTGGACACAGCTACTGTATGGGCTGTATTAAGGACTGCTGGGATCAGGGTGATCTGAAGGGTGTCTATAGCTGCCCTCAGTGCAGACAGACCTTCACCCCAAGGCCTGTTCTGAAGAAAAGCACCATGCTAGCAGAATTGGTGGAGAATCTGAAGAAGACAGGACTCCAAGCTGCTACCCCTGCTCACCATTATGCTGGACCTGAAGATGTAGCGTGTGATGTCTGCACTGGGAGAAAACTCAAAGCGGTCAAGTCCTGTCTGGTGTGTCTGGCATCTTACTGTGAGACTCACCTCCAGCCTCACTATGAATCTCCTACCTTTAAGAAGCACACGCTGGTCAAAGCCTCCACACAACTAGAGGAGAAGATCTGCTCTCATCATGACAAACTGGTGGAGATTTACTGCCGTACTGATCAGCAGTTTATCTGTTATCTGTGTACAATGGATGAACATAAAGGCCATGATACAGTCTCAGCTGAATCAGAAAGGACTGAGAGACAG AGTCAACTGGGAGAGAAACAGAAGGAAACCAAACAGAGAATCcagaagagacagaaagagatgcAGGATGTGAGACAGGCTGTGAAGTCACTCAGG CGCTCTGCACAAGCAGCAGTGGGGGACAGTGAGAGGATCTTTACCGAGGTGATCCACTCCATTGAGAGAAGGCGCTCTGAGGTGAAAGAGCTGATCAGAGCCCAGGAGAAGGCTGAAGTGAGTCAAGCAAAAGGACTGCTGAAGCAACTGGACCAGGAGATGGCTgagctgaggaggagagaggccgagttggagcagctctcacacacagaaGACAACATTCAATTCCTCCAG AGTTTCcagtctctctgtgtccctcctcGATCTGAACACTTACTCAGCATCACTGTCAACCAACACGTCTTCTTTGAggatgtaaggaaatcagtcgctGAGTTAAAAAGCCAATTAGGAAAAATCTGCTCTGGGGAAATTGCCAAGATCTCTGTAAAAG TGACAAAAGTCCACATTGTTCCACCTTCTGAGCCCCGTTGTCTTCCGTCATTTGGCACAACTCAGTCTACACTGTCAGTTGGAGGACTAGCATCACATGGGAATGATACCACCTGTCAGAAGACAAGGCCTGAACCCAAGACCAGAGAAGAGTTCTTAGAAT ATTCCTGTCAGCTCACATTGGATCCCAACACAGCATTtaactgtctgtatctgtctgaggggaacagaaaggtgacaCGGCGTTATAAGGACCAGCTTTATCCTGCCCATTCAGACAGATTTACCACCTACCCCCAGGTGTTGTGTGGAGAGGGTCTGTCTGGAGCCTGCTACTGGGAGGTGGAGTGGAGCGGGGAATGGGTTGATATAGCTGTCTCATATAAAGGGATCAGCAGGAGAGGACCTGATGAGGGTTTGTTTAGAAGCAGTAAACAGGCCTGGTGTTTGGAGTGTGATGCTTCTGGTTGCTCTTTCTATCACAATGATAAACTTGTCATTGTCATACCTGTCTCCTGTTCCaccagagtaggagtgtatctggaccACAGTGCAGGAACTCTGTCTTTCTACAGTATCTCTGACACAATGACCCTCCTCTGCAGAGTCCAAACCACTTTCACTCAGCCCCTCTATCCTGGGTTCACTGTCTCTAGAACTGTGAATATACTGAAACCGAACAAGATTATTATAGCAAACTAA